One window of Papaver somniferum cultivar HN1 chromosome 9, ASM357369v1, whole genome shotgun sequence genomic DNA carries:
- the LOC113312483 gene encoding uncharacterized protein LOC113312483 → MKVHDFILEGNWCVPTELQQIIPVNSLPVIRHGTDHMAWTASNDGNFYTDIAVEKISHKESILPWPKYVRQNFLHPSIASNIWKIQQEVYVDDEVMRKNGFEMVSMCCICLAAQDTMNHTLWECAFSNAVWDWLNRVFCFANPKSFDEVCTTAKNKSPLVRKVWMIAACATMRELWFQKNAKIFVEKKPNLNGFKCRIMQLVHEGGYRLNGVSWQQPYESQVRNFFKV, encoded by the coding sequence ATGAAAGTacatgatttcatcctagaaggAAATTGGTGTGTTCCTACTGAATTACAACAGATCATTCCAGTGAATTCTTTGCCAGTAATAAGGCATGGAACTGATCACATGGCGTGGACTGCTAGTAATGATGGAAATTTCTACACTGATATTGCAGTTGAGAAGataagtcataaagaatcaatacTTCCATGGCCTAAGTATGTACGACAAAATTTTCTGCATCCTAGCATAGCCAGTAACATCTGGAAAATACAGCAAGAAGTATATGTTGATGATGAGGTAATGAGGAAGAATGGATTTGAAATGGTTTCCATGTGTTGCATATGTTTGGCAGCTCAAGACACCATGAATCACACTCTGTGGGAATGTGCTTTCAGTAATGCAGTTTGGGACTGGTTGAACAGGGTCTTTTGTTTTGCAAATCCAAAATCATTTGATGAAGTTTGTACAAcagcaaagaataagagtcctcTTGTCAGGAAAGTTTGGATGATTGCAGCTTGTGCAACCATGAGAGAATTGTGGTTTCAGAAAAATGCAAAAATTTTTGTTGAGAAGAAACCCAATCTGAATGGATTTAAATGCAGAATTATGCAGCTGGTTCATGAAGGTGGTTATAGATTGAATGGAGTTAGTTGGCAGCAACCTTATGAATCTCAGGTGAGAAATTTTTTCAAAGTTTAA